The following are encoded together in the Ralstonia insidiosa genome:
- a CDS encoding carboxymuconolactone decarboxylase family protein: MEFLQTIKGLIPDYAKDIRLNVDGTIARSSLEGTDAVGVALAAAFAAKSKVLTEIIRNAGVLSPEETTGVLTAAALMGMNNTWYPFVEMADDADLKTQRAELRMNAYSSHGGIDRRRFELYALAASIVGKCHFCVSSHYKLLRELGMSTQQLRDVGRIASVINAAAIVIATE, from the coding sequence ATGGAATTCCTGCAGACGATAAAAGGCTTGATACCCGACTACGCCAAGGACATCCGCCTGAACGTAGACGGCACGATCGCGCGGTCTTCGCTCGAAGGCACGGATGCGGTTGGCGTGGCGCTCGCGGCAGCCTTTGCCGCGAAGAGCAAGGTGCTGACCGAAATCATCCGCAATGCCGGCGTGCTGTCGCCCGAGGAGACGACTGGCGTGCTCACCGCAGCGGCGCTCATGGGGATGAACAACACGTGGTATCCGTTTGTTGAGATGGCCGACGACGCCGACCTGAAAACACAGCGCGCCGAACTCCGCATGAACGCCTACAGCAGCCACGGCGGCATCGACAGACGGCGCTTTGAACTGTATGCCCTGGCAGCGTCCATCGTCGGCAAGTGCCATTTCTGCGTGAGCTCGCACTACAAGCTGCTCAGGGAGCTGGGCATGAGCACGCAGCAATTGCGCGACGTTGGGCGCATCGCTTCGGTCATCAACGCGGCAGCCATTGTGATTGCGACCGAATAG
- the ompR gene encoding two-component system response regulator OmpR has product MENSGQKILVVDDDPRLRDLLRRYLGEQGFTVLVAENATAMNKLWLRERFDLLVLDLMMPGEDGLSICRRLRGANDQTPIIMLTAKGEDVDRIVGLEMGADDYLPKPFNPRELIARIHAVLRRRGPAEIPGAPSETPETFAFGDFVLNLATRTLKKNDEEITLTTGEFSVLKVFARHPRQPLSREKLMEMARGREYEVFDRSLDVQISRLRKLIEPDASNPRFIQTVWGLGYVFIPDGAK; this is encoded by the coding sequence ATGGAAAATTCTGGTCAAAAGATTCTCGTCGTCGACGACGATCCCCGCCTGCGCGATCTGCTGCGCCGCTACCTCGGGGAGCAGGGCTTCACCGTGCTGGTGGCGGAAAACGCCACCGCGATGAACAAACTCTGGCTGCGTGAGCGCTTCGACCTGCTCGTGCTCGACCTCATGATGCCGGGCGAAGATGGCCTGTCGATCTGCCGTCGCCTGCGCGGCGCAAACGATCAGACGCCCATCATCATGCTCACCGCCAAGGGCGAAGACGTGGATCGCATTGTCGGCCTCGAAATGGGCGCCGACGATTATCTGCCCAAGCCCTTCAACCCGCGCGAACTGATTGCACGCATTCACGCCGTACTGCGCCGCCGTGGGCCCGCCGAGATTCCGGGTGCGCCGTCGGAAACGCCCGAAACCTTCGCCTTTGGCGATTTCGTGCTGAACCTGGCCACGCGCACGCTCAAGAAGAACGACGAAGAGATCACGCTCACGACGGGCGAATTCTCCGTGCTCAAGGTGTTTGCGCGCCATCCGCGCCAACCCCTATCGCGCGAAAAGCTCATGGAAATGGCGCGCGGCCGTGAATACGAAGTCTTCGACCGCAGCCTGGACGTGCAGATCTCGCGCCTACGCAAGCTGATCGAGCCTGACGCCAGCAACCCGCGCTTCATCCAGACGGTCTGGGGCCTGGGCTACGTGTTCATTCCTGATGGTGCCAAGTAA
- the ispD gene encoding 2-C-methyl-D-erythritol 4-phosphate cytidylyltransferase — protein MSEPSRPGRRRFALIPSAGTGSRAGGDLPKQYQAIAGRPMLWHTAQAFLGSPEIDSVLIVTTPGAQPLVQRFPDGGFDAPRLVEVDCGGDSRHASVMHGLAALRGLGAHDDDWVLVHDAARPGLTPALIARLVAAVEGEGSQAVGGILALPVADTLKRADAEQHIGATVQRDGLWQAQTPQMFPLGLLERALREALAQQRIVTDEASAIEAAGHKPLLVPGALRNFKVTYPDDFALAEAILALRAQDKPHEASQA, from the coding sequence ATGTCCGAACCTTCCCGCCCAGGCCGACGCCGTTTTGCGCTGATTCCCTCAGCCGGCACCGGCTCGCGCGCCGGCGGCGATTTGCCCAAGCAATATCAGGCGATCGCCGGGCGGCCGATGTTGTGGCACACCGCACAAGCCTTTCTGGGGAGCCCCGAGATCGATTCTGTGTTGATCGTGACGACGCCGGGCGCACAACCGCTCGTGCAGCGTTTTCCCGATGGCGGTTTCGATGCACCCAGGCTGGTCGAAGTGGATTGCGGCGGTGATTCGCGCCACGCGTCGGTCATGCATGGGCTGGCAGCGTTGCGCGGGCTGGGTGCGCACGACGACGATTGGGTGCTTGTGCATGATGCCGCCCGCCCAGGTCTGACACCTGCGCTGATTGCGCGGTTGGTCGCCGCGGTGGAGGGTGAGGGCTCGCAGGCCGTCGGTGGCATCCTCGCGCTGCCAGTGGCCGATACGCTCAAGCGTGCAGACGCCGAGCAGCACATCGGTGCCACGGTACAGCGTGATGGCCTGTGGCAAGCGCAAACACCGCAGATGTTTCCACTTGGCCTGTTGGAGCGTGCGTTGCGCGAGGCACTGGCGCAACAACGCATCGTTACCGATGAGGCCAGTGCCATTGAGGCGGCTGGCCACAAGCCGTTGCTGGTGCCCGGCGCGCTGCGCAACTTCAAGGTGACGTACCCCGACGATTTCGCGCTGGCCGAGGCTATCCTCGCGCTGCGCGCACAAGACAAACCTCACGAGGCATCGCAAGCATGA
- a CDS encoding peroxiredoxin, whose product MKTIGDKLEPFKVVGVKPGFNHHEEGGQSAFEDITETSFPGKWKIIYFYPKDFTFVCPTEIVAFAKLNGDFEDRDTVVLGGSTDNEFVKLAWRREHKDLDKLNQWSFADTTGALIDQLGVREHEAGVALRATFIVDPDNVIQHVSVNNLNVGRNPDEVLRILDGLQTDELCPCNRAVGGATL is encoded by the coding sequence ATGAAGACCATTGGTGACAAGCTCGAACCGTTCAAGGTCGTCGGCGTCAAGCCGGGGTTCAATCATCACGAGGAAGGCGGCCAGTCGGCGTTCGAAGACATCACCGAGACCTCGTTCCCCGGCAAGTGGAAGATCATCTACTTCTATCCGAAAGACTTCACCTTCGTCTGCCCGACCGAGATCGTCGCCTTCGCCAAACTCAACGGCGATTTCGAAGACCGCGACACCGTCGTGCTGGGCGGCTCGACTGACAACGAGTTCGTCAAGCTCGCATGGCGCCGCGAGCACAAAGACCTCGACAAGCTCAACCAGTGGTCCTTTGCCGACACGACCGGCGCCCTGATTGATCAGCTCGGCGTACGCGAACATGAGGCCGGCGTTGCATTGCGTGCAACGTTTATCGTCGACCCGGACAACGTCATCCAGCACGTGTCGGTCAACAACCTGAACGTGGGCCGTAACCCGGATGAAGTCCTGCGCATTCTCGATGGCCTGCAGACCGACGAGCTATGCCCGTGCAACCGCGCGGTTGGCGGTGCCACGCTGTAA
- a CDS encoding ATP-binding protein: MRIPRPAALRHLLISVFGSLFWRTFMLIALLIAISLGVWFQSFRIFEREPRAQQIAMQVVSVVKLTRAALLYSDPARRRFLLLDLVQNEGIKVYPREKEDEYREPHTNPYLTQLVQQEIRNRLGAETVIATAVNDIPGVWVSFQIEGDDYWVAISPDRFEHVPGLQWLWWSMAALVLSVLGAAFITSRVNQPLKRLADTARAISAGDDPKALPEAGGTEVAQANHSFNQMVRDLKQLEADRAVMLAGISHDLRTPLTRLRLETEMSPVDEQTRELMVADIEQMDAIIGQFLDYARPSSEMQEEVDLTELVRDTAPVYSAHDDIDLTLKLAPQAIARCNRMETQRILDNLIENARRYGKTPGTGRADITVSTVLQNNEVVLCVADRGAGVPVDQLGLLTRPFYRLESARSEAKGAGLGMSIVNRILQRSGGRLVLENRTPPETGLVVSACYTRY; this comes from the coding sequence TTGCGCATTCCGCGTCCGGCCGCGCTGCGGCATCTGTTGATCAGTGTGTTTGGTTCGCTGTTCTGGCGAACCTTCATGCTGATCGCTCTGCTCATTGCCATCTCGCTGGGCGTCTGGTTCCAGAGCTTCCGCATTTTCGAGCGTGAACCACGCGCGCAGCAGATCGCCATGCAGGTGGTCAGCGTGGTCAAGCTCACGCGGGCGGCGCTGCTGTATTCCGACCCGGCGCGCCGGCGCTTCCTGCTGCTGGACCTCGTGCAGAACGAAGGCATCAAGGTCTACCCGCGTGAGAAGGAAGACGAGTACCGCGAGCCGCACACCAACCCCTATCTGACGCAACTCGTCCAGCAGGAAATCCGCAACCGGCTGGGTGCCGAAACGGTGATCGCCACGGCGGTCAACGATATTCCGGGCGTGTGGGTGAGCTTCCAGATCGAAGGCGATGACTACTGGGTTGCCATCAGCCCGGATCGTTTCGAGCACGTACCGGGGCTGCAGTGGCTGTGGTGGTCGATGGCGGCGCTGGTGCTGTCGGTGCTGGGCGCGGCATTCATCACCTCGCGCGTGAACCAGCCGCTCAAGCGCCTAGCCGACACGGCGCGCGCCATCAGCGCGGGCGACGACCCGAAAGCACTGCCGGAAGCCGGTGGCACCGAAGTGGCGCAGGCCAATCACAGCTTCAACCAGATGGTGCGCGACCTCAAACAGCTCGAGGCCGACCGCGCCGTCATGCTGGCTGGCATTTCGCACGACTTGCGCACGCCGCTCACACGCCTGCGGCTGGAAACCGAGATGAGCCCCGTCGACGAACAAACGCGCGAGCTGATGGTGGCCGACATCGAGCAGATGGACGCCATCATCGGCCAGTTCCTCGACTACGCGCGCCCGTCCAGTGAGATGCAGGAAGAGGTGGATCTGACCGAACTCGTGCGCGACACGGCACCGGTGTATTCGGCGCACGACGACATCGATCTCACGCTCAAGCTCGCACCGCAGGCCATCGCCCGCTGCAACCGGATGGAGACGCAGCGCATTCTCGACAACCTGATTGAGAACGCACGCCGGTACGGCAAGACGCCCGGCACCGGCCGCGCCGACATCACGGTCAGCACCGTGCTGCAGAACAACGAGGTGGTGTTGTGCGTGGCCGATCGCGGCGCCGGTGTGCCCGTCGATCAGCTTGGGCTGCTCACGCGACCGTTCTACCGGCTCGAATCTGCCCGCAGCGAGGCCAAGGGGGCCGGGCTCGGCATGTCGATCGTCAATCGCATCCTGCAGCGCAGCGGCGGTCGGCTGGTGTTGGAGAACCGCACACCACCGGAAACCGGGCTGGTCGTCAGCGCCTGCTACACGCGCTACTGA
- the ispF gene encoding 2-C-methyl-D-erythritol 2,4-cyclodiphosphate synthase, translated as MNWMDIRIGQGYDVHALVEGRKLILGGVDIPHTRGLLGHSDADALLHAITDALFGAAGLGDIGRHFPDTDPAFAGADSRVLLREAVQRVRKAGYAVGNVDATVIAQKPKLAPHVPGMVANLAEDLGIAPERCNVKAKTNEKLGFEGKEEGIVAQAIVLIYRAEAADQD; from the coding sequence ATGAACTGGATGGATATCCGCATTGGCCAGGGCTACGACGTACACGCCTTGGTAGAAGGCCGCAAGCTGATTCTCGGCGGTGTGGACATTCCCCACACGCGCGGCCTGCTCGGCCATTCCGATGCCGATGCATTGCTGCACGCCATTACAGACGCGCTGTTCGGTGCCGCTGGCCTGGGCGATATCGGCCGGCACTTTCCTGACACCGATCCCGCCTTTGCGGGCGCCGACAGTCGCGTGCTGCTGCGTGAAGCCGTGCAGCGCGTGCGCAAGGCCGGCTATGCCGTAGGCAATGTCGACGCCACCGTCATCGCACAGAAGCCGAAGCTCGCACCGCACGTGCCGGGCATGGTTGCCAACCTGGCAGAAGACCTCGGCATTGCGCCCGAGCGCTGTAACGTCAAGGCCAAGACCAACGAGAAGCTCGGCTTCGAAGGCAAGGAAGAGGGCATCGTCGCGCAGGCCATCGTACTGATCTACCGTGCGGAAGCCGCCGATCAAGACTGA